In Pseudomonas sp. R76, one genomic interval encodes:
- a CDS encoding AsmA family protein yields MTRTRKIVAWSCASFVLLIAVVVLLLVFFDWNRIKPPLNAKVSEELHRPFAINGNLAVVWAREPDEGGWRAWVPWPHVIAEDLTLGNPDWSKKPQMVTLKRVELRISPLALLVQRVVIPRIDLTEPSADLQRLADGRANWTFKFDPKDPNAEPSSWVVDIGAIGFDKGHVTLDDQTLKTQLDVIIDPLGKPIPFGEIVGDADAKKALEKGSAPQDYAFGLKVKGQYHGQKLDGAGKIGGLLALQDAAKPFPLQAQVKIADTRIALAGTLTDPLNLGALDLRLKLAGTSLGNLYPLTGVTLPDSPAYSTDGHLIAKLHEASGASFTYENFNGKIGDSDIHGNLSYVASQPRPKLSGALVSNQLLMNDLAPLIGADSNAKQKARGGESKQPATKVLPVEEFRTERWRDMDADVEFTGKRIVHSADLPFTDLYTHLVLNDGELSLEPLRFGVAGGKLDAQIRLNGRTVPMEGRAKLTARNFKLKQLFPTFEPMKTSFGELNGDADISGRGNSVAALLGTSNGDLKMLINDGAISRGLMEIAGLNVGNYVVGRLFGDKEVKINCAAADFGIKTGLATTRLFVFDTENAIIYIDGTANMATEQLDLTITPESKGFRLFSLRSPLYVNGPFIKPNAGVKAVPLMLRGAGMVALGVIAGPAAGLLALVAPSGDEPNQCAPLLQQMKEGKAPKTVKSN; encoded by the coding sequence ATGACGCGCACTCGTAAAATTGTCGCTTGGAGCTGCGCCAGCTTCGTTCTGTTAATCGCCGTGGTGGTGTTGTTGCTGGTGTTCTTCGACTGGAACCGCATCAAGCCGCCCCTGAATGCCAAGGTCTCCGAAGAGCTGCATCGCCCCTTTGCCATTAATGGCAACCTTGCAGTGGTGTGGGCACGTGAGCCGGATGAAGGCGGTTGGCGCGCCTGGGTGCCGTGGCCGCACGTGATCGCCGAAGACCTGACGCTGGGCAACCCCGACTGGTCGAAGAAACCGCAAATGGTCACGCTCAAGCGCGTTGAATTGCGTATTTCGCCGTTGGCGCTGTTGGTACAACGCGTGGTGATCCCGCGTATCGACCTCACTGAACCCAGTGCCGACTTGCAGCGCCTGGCCGACGGCCGTGCCAACTGGACCTTCAAATTCGACCCCAAAGACCCCAACGCCGAGCCTTCCAGCTGGGTGGTCGACATCGGCGCCATCGGCTTCGATAAGGGCCACGTGACCCTCGACGACCAAACCCTCAAGACCCAGCTCGACGTGATCATTGACCCGCTGGGCAAGCCAATTCCTTTCGGTGAAATCGTGGGCGATGCGGATGCCAAAAAGGCCCTGGAAAAAGGCTCGGCGCCTCAGGACTACGCATTCGGCCTTAAGGTTAAAGGCCAATACCACGGCCAGAAACTCGACGGCGCCGGCAAGATCGGCGGCCTGCTGGCCCTGCAGGACGCGGCCAAGCCGTTCCCGCTGCAAGCCCAGGTGAAAATCGCCGACACCCGCATCGCCCTGGCCGGCACCCTGACCGACCCGCTGAACCTCGGCGCACTGGACCTGCGCCTGAAACTGGCAGGCACCAGCCTGGGTAACCTATACCCGCTGACCGGCGTGACGCTGCCCGATTCCCCCGCCTATTCCACCGACGGTCACCTGATCGCCAAGCTGCATGAAGCCAGCGGCGCCTCGTTCACCTATGAGAACTTCAACGGCAAAATCGGCGACAGCGACATCCACGGCAACCTGAGTTACGTCGCCAGTCAACCACGGCCCAAGCTCAGCGGCGCGCTGGTGTCCAACCAACTGCTGATGAATGACCTTGCGCCGCTGATCGGCGCAGACTCCAACGCCAAGCAAAAGGCCCGTGGCGGTGAAAGCAAACAACCAGCGACCAAGGTGCTGCCGGTGGAGGAGTTCCGCACCGAACGCTGGCGCGACATGGACGCCGACGTCGAATTCACCGGCAAACGCATCGTGCACAGTGCCGATTTACCCTTCACCGATCTCTACACACACCTGGTGCTCAACGATGGCGAACTCAGCCTGGAGCCGCTGCGTTTCGGCGTGGCGGGCGGCAAGCTGGATGCGCAGATTCGCTTGAACGGCCGCACCGTGCCGATGGAAGGGCGCGCCAAACTCACCGCGCGCAACTTCAAGCTCAAGCAGCTGTTCCCGACCTTCGAACCGATGAAAACCAGCTTTGGTGAACTCAACGGTGATGCGGATATTTCCGGGCGTGGTAATTCCGTGGCGGCGCTGTTGGGTACCTCCAACGGCGACCTGAAAATGCTTATCAACGATGGCGCGATCAGCCGTGGCTTGATGGAAATTGCCGGGCTCAACGTGGGCAACTACGTGGTGGGCCGCCTGTTCGGCGACAAGGAAGTGAAGATCAACTGCGCGGCGGCGGACTTCGGCATCAAGACCGGCCTGGCCACCACCCGCCTGTTTGTGTTCGATACCGAGAACGCGATCATCTACATCGACGGCACGGCCAACATGGCCACCGAGCAGTTGGACCTCACGATCACGCCTGAGTCGAAAGGCTTTCGCCTGTTCTCGCTGCGCTCGCCGCTGTACGTCAACGGGCCGTTTATCAAGCCGAATGCGGGTGTGAAGGCGGTGCCGCTGATGCTGCGTGGCGCGGGTATGGTTGCACTCGGCGTGATCGCCGGCCCGGCGGCTGGGTTGTTGGCCTTGGTCGCGCCAAGCGGCGATGAGCCCAACCAGTGCGCGCCGTTGCTGCAGCAGATGAAGGAAGGCAAGGCGCCGAAAACCGTGAAAAGTAACTGA
- a CDS encoding ferritin-like domain-containing protein, whose translation MTEAHLTDVATLRSRARQNVENGAVTEGYDADREEIIRLLNASLATELVCVLRYKRHYFMATGLKASVAADEFLEHATQEAEHADKLAERIVQLGGEPEFNPDLLSKNSHAQYVAGNNLKEMVYEDLVAERIAVDSYREIIQYIGDKDPTTRRIFEEILAQEEEHADDMADILQDL comes from the coding sequence ATGACTGAAGCACATTTGACTGACGTTGCGACCCTGCGCTCACGCGCCCGCCAGAACGTCGAAAACGGCGCCGTGACCGAAGGCTACGACGCTGATCGCGAAGAAATCATCCGCCTGCTCAACGCCTCGCTGGCCACTGAGTTGGTCTGCGTGTTGCGCTACAAGCGTCACTACTTCATGGCCACCGGCCTGAAAGCCAGCGTCGCCGCTGATGAATTCCTCGAGCACGCGACCCAGGAAGCCGAGCACGCCGACAAACTGGCCGAGCGCATCGTGCAATTGGGCGGCGAGCCGGAGTTCAACCCCGACCTGCTGTCGAAGAACTCCCACGCCCAATACGTGGCCGGCAATAACCTGAAAGAAATGGTCTACGAAGACTTGGTGGCCGAGCGCATTGCGGTGGACAGCTACCGCGAAATCATCCAGTACATCGGCGACAAAGACCCGACCACACGTCGCATCTTCGAAGAGATCCTGGCCCAGGAAGAAGAACACGCCGACGACATGGCCGACATTCTGCAAGACCTGTAA
- a CDS encoding esterase/lipase family protein has product MAPNQDARRTPESLATRYPLVLVPGMLGFVRLVLFPYWYGIVPALRAGGAQVFAVQVAPLDSSEVRGEQLLVQIERIRRETGADKVNLIGHSQGSLTARYAAAKRPEWVASVTSVAGPNHGSELADHFHIHYPPDRWKGRVVSAVFHLVAWVMGLLETGYRGPRFKADLQASHQSLTCEGVARFNRQYPQGLPETWGGQGAEVVNGVRYYSWSGTLQPGKTDRGRNLLDGTNRSCRLFARSFVREKGQCDGMVGRYSSHLGVVIGDDYALDHFDIVNQSLGLVGKGAEPIRLFVEHARRLKAAGV; this is encoded by the coding sequence ATCGCCCCCAATCAGGATGCCCGCCGCACGCCCGAATCCCTCGCCACGCGTTACCCGCTCGTGCTGGTGCCCGGCATGCTGGGTTTTGTGCGCCTGGTGCTGTTCCCTTACTGGTACGGCATTGTCCCGGCACTGCGGGCGGGTGGCGCGCAGGTGTTTGCCGTGCAGGTGGCGCCGCTGGATTCCAGCGAAGTGCGCGGCGAGCAGTTGCTGGTGCAGATCGAGCGGATCCGCCGCGAGACCGGCGCCGACAAGGTTAACCTGATCGGCCATAGCCAAGGCTCGCTCACCGCCCGTTATGCCGCGGCCAAGCGCCCGGAATGGGTGGCGTCGGTGACGTCGGTGGCCGGGCCCAACCACGGTTCGGAATTGGCGGACCATTTCCATATTCACTATCCGCCGGACCGCTGGAAAGGCCGGGTCGTGAGCGCGGTGTTTCATCTGGTCGCCTGGGTGATGGGCCTGCTGGAAACCGGTTATCGCGGGCCACGCTTCAAGGCGGATTTACAGGCGTCGCACCAGTCCTTGACGTGCGAAGGCGTGGCCCGGTTTAACCGCCAGTATCCCCAAGGGCTGCCGGAAACCTGGGGCGGGCAGGGCGCCGAGGTGGTCAACGGCGTGCGTTATTACTCGTGGTCCGGCACCTTGCAGCCGGGCAAGACTGATCGCGGGCGGAACCTGCTGGACGGCACGAACCGCAGTTGCCGGTTATTCGCCCGCAGTTTTGTGCGGGAGAAGGGCCAGTGCGACGGCATGGTCGGGCGCTATAGCTCACACCTGGGCGTGGTGATCGGCGATGACTATGCGCTGGACCACTTTGATATCGTCAACCAGTCGTTGGGGCTGGTGGGCAAGGGCGCGGAGCCGATTCGGTTGTTTGTTGAGCATGCGCGAAGGCTGAAGGCGGCGGGGGTTTAG
- a CDS encoding DMT family transporter codes for MQYAYPLLAIFIWAGNTVVNKLAVGTIFPAEIGFYRWLLAALLFTPFMLKPVIANWALIRPNLGKIFILGVLGMAVYQSLAYYAATLTSATNMGIILSLMPLMSLTAAIISLGQRLTFGALTGAVLSFAGVVVVVSAGNLGALLQHGLNLGDGMMLIATLAYAVYSTLLKKWQLRLPPLVLLYLQVLVAVVVLFPLFLFSTKAGLGWANIPLVLYACLLASMLAPLAWMHSVKTLGPSRTTLFFNLLPLITALIAAVVLKEELALYHLVGGLLTLGGVILSERWTTPVRREVSVA; via the coding sequence ATGCAATACGCCTATCCCCTGCTGGCCATTTTTATCTGGGCTGGTAACACCGTGGTCAACAAACTGGCCGTGGGCACGATTTTCCCCGCAGAGATCGGCTTTTACCGCTGGTTGCTCGCGGCGCTGCTGTTTACCCCGTTCATGCTCAAGCCAGTGATTGCCAACTGGGCGCTGATCCGCCCGAACCTGGGCAAGATCTTCATCCTCGGCGTGCTGGGCATGGCGGTGTACCAAAGCCTGGCTTACTACGCCGCGACCCTGACCAGCGCCACCAACATGGGCATCATCCTCTCGCTGATGCCGTTGATGTCATTGACCGCCGCCATCATCAGCCTCGGCCAGCGCCTGACCTTCGGCGCGCTGACCGGCGCGGTGCTGTCGTTCGCCGGCGTGGTGGTGGTGGTCTCGGCCGGCAACCTCGGCGCACTGCTGCAACACGGGCTCAACCTGGGCGACGGCATGATGCTGATCGCCACGCTGGCCTACGCGGTCTACAGCACCCTGCTGAAAAAATGGCAGCTGCGCCTGCCGCCGTTGGTGTTGCTGTACCTGCAGGTGCTGGTGGCGGTGGTGGTGTTGTTCCCGCTGTTCCTGTTCTCGACCAAGGCGGGCCTGGGCTGGGCGAATATTCCGCTGGTGCTGTACGCCTGCTTGCTGGCGTCGATGCTCGCACCCCTGGCGTGGATGCACTCGGTGAAAACCCTGGGGCCAAGCCGCACCACGCTGTTTTTCAACTTGCTGCCGTTGATTACCGCGCTGATTGCGGCGGTGGTGCTGAAGGAAGAGTTGGCGCTGTACCACTTGGTGGGCGGCTTGCTGACGTTGGGCGGGGTGATTTTGTCGGAGCGTTGGACGACGCCGGTGCGCCGTGAGGTCAGTGTGGCCTGA
- a CDS encoding AraC family transcriptional regulator yields the protein MARHTVRLADFHSLPSPVYFRYSDFAPDTECTPHRHFWGSLDYSANGVMRMEVAGSRFMSPPQYAVWIPPNTEHSSYNAQAIVYRSVGLAPELCEQLPKAPCTLAISEILKAILSDFAQRDVNIAQTEADIRLAQVLVDQLKQAPIHDCFLPYARHPGLLGVLEGMQAQPGDNRPLAQWAEQVHVSERTLARQFVRELGMSFGEWRQRLRYLAAIEALDSDHSVQHVAFDLGYSTASAFIAMFQRHAGCTPEQYRRTNIRSR from the coding sequence ATGGCCAGACACACCGTACGCCTCGCGGATTTCCACAGCCTGCCGAGCCCGGTCTACTTTCGTTACTCGGATTTCGCCCCCGACACCGAGTGCACACCGCACCGGCATTTCTGGGGTTCGCTGGACTATTCGGCCAACGGCGTGATGCGCATGGAGGTCGCCGGCAGCCGCTTTATGTCGCCGCCGCAGTACGCGGTCTGGATCCCGCCGAACACCGAGCACAGTTCTTACAACGCCCAAGCGATAGTCTATCGCTCGGTGGGTTTGGCCCCGGAACTCTGCGAGCAATTGCCGAAAGCGCCGTGCACCCTGGCGATCAGCGAGATTCTCAAGGCCATCCTCAGCGACTTTGCCCAGCGTGACGTCAATATTGCGCAGACCGAAGCCGACATCCGTTTGGCCCAGGTGCTGGTGGACCAACTCAAGCAAGCCCCGATTCACGATTGCTTCCTGCCCTATGCGCGCCACCCCGGGCTGCTCGGCGTGCTCGAAGGCATGCAGGCTCAACCGGGCGATAACCGCCCGCTGGCGCAGTGGGCTGAGCAAGTGCACGTCAGCGAGCGCACCTTGGCGCGCCAGTTTGTGCGCGAACTGGGCATGAGCTTTGGCGAATGGCGCCAGCGCCTGCGCTATCTGGCGGCCATCGAGGCCTTGGACAGCGACCACAGCGTGCAACACGTGGCGTTTGACCTGGGTTATAGCACCGCCTCGGCGTTTATCGCCATGTTCCAGCGCCACGCCGGCTGCACGCCGGAGCAGTATCGCCGAACAAATATTCGCAGCCGGTGA
- a CDS encoding PsiF family protein, translating into MKMLRIPLLMMGLLLCSQGFAATAAQTAQQQKMTTCNAEAKGKTGDERKTFMSTCLKAAPAANDAKTLTPQQQKMKDCNATAKTKALTGDARKTFMSTCLKGS; encoded by the coding sequence ATGAAGATGCTGCGTATTCCGCTGTTGATGATGGGCCTGCTGCTGTGTTCCCAAGGGTTTGCCGCCACCGCTGCACAGACCGCCCAGCAACAAAAAATGACCACGTGCAACGCCGAAGCCAAAGGCAAGACCGGCGACGAGCGCAAAACATTTATGAGCACCTGCCTCAAGGCCGCTCCTGCAGCCAACGACGCCAAGACCCTGACGCCCCAGCAGCAGAAGATGAAAGACTGCAATGCCACGGCAAAAACCAAGGCGTTGACCGGCGATGCACGCAAGACCTTTATGAGCACTTGCCTCAAAGGAAGCTGA
- a CDS encoding AI-2E family transporter — translation MPTFSQRHVLLLVSCIIIFGGLLLVLPLKLLPSLLAGLLVYELVNMLTPQLQRLIEGRRARWLAVALLGTLIVSVLTLIFAGAISFLLHEAENPGASLDKFMGVVDRARGQLPPFLDAYLPASAAEFRVAIGDWLSKHLSELQLVGKDAAHMFVTLLIGMVLGAIIALQRVPDLTKRKPLAAALFDRLHLLVQAFRNIVFAQIKIAALNTMFTAIFLAVVLPLCGIHLPLTKTLIVLTFLLGLLPVIGNLMSNTLITIVALSLSIWVAVAALGYLIVIHKVEYFLNARIVGGQISAKSWELLLAMLVFEAAFGLPGVVAGPIYYAYLKSELKLAGMV, via the coding sequence ATGCCAACGTTTTCTCAGCGTCACGTGTTGTTGCTGGTCAGTTGCATCATCATTTTCGGTGGATTACTGCTGGTCCTGCCGCTCAAACTGCTGCCCAGCCTGTTGGCCGGCCTGCTGGTTTATGAACTGGTCAACATGCTCACCCCGCAGTTACAGCGGCTGATCGAAGGTCGGCGCGCGCGTTGGCTGGCTGTGGCGTTGCTCGGCACCTTGATTGTCAGCGTGCTGACGTTGATCTTCGCCGGCGCCATCAGCTTCCTGCTCCACGAAGCGGAAAACCCCGGGGCTTCCCTCGACAAATTCATGGGCGTGGTCGACCGTGCGCGCGGCCAGTTGCCGCCGTTCCTCGACGCCTACCTGCCCGCCAGCGCCGCGGAATTTCGCGTGGCCATTGGCGATTGGCTGAGCAAACACCTGAGCGAGCTGCAACTGGTCGGCAAAGACGCCGCGCACATGTTCGTCACCTTGCTGATCGGCATGGTGCTCGGCGCGATCATCGCGCTGCAGCGCGTGCCCGACCTGACCAAGCGCAAACCGCTGGCCGCCGCGTTGTTCGACCGCCTGCACCTGCTGGTCCAGGCCTTTCGCAACATCGTCTTCGCCCAGATCAAGATCGCCGCGCTCAACACCATGTTCACCGCGATCTTCCTCGCGGTGGTCCTGCCGTTGTGCGGGATTCACCTGCCGCTGACCAAAACCCTGATCGTGCTGACCTTCCTGCTCGGCCTGCTGCCGGTGATCGGCAACCTCATGTCCAATACGCTGATCACCATCGTCGCGCTGTCACTGTCGATTTGGGTGGCGGTGGCGGCGTTGGGGTATTTGATCGTGATCCACAAGGTTGAGTACTTTCTCAATGCGCGCATCGTCGGCGGGCAGATCAGTGCCAAATCGTGGGAATTGCTGCTGGCAATGCTGGTGTTCGAAGCCGCATTCGGCCTGCCGGGTGTGGTGGCGGGGCCGATTTACTATGCGTACCTGAAGAGTGAGCTGAAGCTCGCCGGAATGGTTTGA
- a CDS encoding Hsp70 family protein gives MKNPSPARACGIDFGTSNSTVGWIRPGEETLIALEDDKITLPSVVFFNFEERRPVYGRLALHEYLENYEGRLMRSLKSLLGSKLIKHDTSVLGTAMPFTDLLALFIGQLKSRAEANAGREFEEVVLGRPVFFVDDDPMADQEAENTLVDVARKIGFKDISFQYEPIAAAFDYESTIEKEELVLIVDIGGGTSDFSLVRLSPDRRHNDNRQSDILATGGVHIGGTDFDKQLSLQGMMPLFGYGSRMKSGAYMPTSHHMNLATWHTINSVYSQKSQLALGSMRYDIEDTGGIDRLFKLIEQRAGHWLAMEVEETKIQLTHADSRHVLLDRVEPGLSVELSRALFESAIDGLLERVRNSVTQLLNDASVEVAQVDTVFFTGGSSGIPALRHSISAMLPNARHVEGNIFGSIGSGLAIEASKRYGS, from the coding sequence ATGAAAAACCCATCCCCAGCCCGTGCCTGCGGTATCGACTTCGGCACGTCCAACTCCACCGTCGGCTGGATCCGCCCCGGCGAGGAGACGCTTATTGCGCTGGAGGACGACAAGATCACGTTGCCGTCGGTGGTGTTCTTCAACTTCGAGGAGCGTCGCCCGGTGTACGGTCGCCTGGCCCTGCACGAATACCTGGAAAACTACGAAGGCCGGCTGATGCGCTCGCTCAAGAGCCTGCTGGGTTCCAAGCTGATCAAGCACGACACCAGCGTACTCGGCACGGCCATGCCGTTCACCGACCTGCTGGCGCTGTTTATCGGCCAGCTCAAGAGCCGCGCCGAAGCCAATGCCGGCCGCGAGTTCGAAGAAGTGGTGCTGGGCCGCCCGGTGTTTTTCGTCGATGACGACCCAATGGCCGACCAGGAAGCCGAGAACACCCTGGTCGACGTGGCGCGCAAAATCGGCTTCAAGGATATTTCGTTCCAGTACGAGCCGATTGCGGCCGCGTTCGACTACGAGTCCACCATTGAAAAAGAAGAGCTGGTACTGATCGTCGACATCGGCGGTGGTACGTCTGACTTTTCCCTGGTGCGCCTGTCACCGGACCGCCGCCACAACGACAACCGCCAGAGCGACATCCTCGCCACCGGCGGCGTGCACATCGGCGGTACCGACTTCGACAAACAGCTGAGCCTGCAAGGCATGATGCCGCTGTTCGGCTACGGCAGCCGCATGAAAAGCGGCGCCTACATGCCCACCAGCCACCACATGAACCTGGCCACCTGGCACACCATCAACTCGGTGTACTCGCAAAAATCCCAGCTGGCCCTGGGCAGCATGCGCTACGACATCGAAGACACCGGCGGCATCGACCGCCTGTTCAAGTTGATCGAACAGCGCGCCGGGCACTGGCTGGCGATGGAAGTGGAAGAAACCAAGATCCAGCTGACCCACGCCGACAGCCGCCACGTGCTCCTGGACCGGGTTGAACCGGGCCTGAGCGTTGAGCTGAGCCGCGCGCTGTTCGAGTCGGCGATTGATGGCTTGCTGGAGCGCGTGCGCAACAGCGTCACGCAATTGCTCAACGATGCCTCGGTGGAAGTGGCGCAAGTGGACACGGTGTTCTTCACCGGCGGTTCCAGCGGCATCCCGGCCCTGCGCCACAGCATCTCGGCGATGTTGCCGAATGCGCGGCATGTGGAAGGCAATATCTTCGGCAGTATCGGCAGCGGTTTGGCGATCGAGGCCAGCAAGCGTTACGGCAGCTGA
- a CDS encoding DnaJ C-terminal domain-containing protein: MDFKDYYKILGVEPTADDKAIKAAYRKLARKYHPDVSKEKDAEEKFKDASEAYEALKSADKRAEYDELRKYGQHGQPFQGPPGWQSRGGFGGGAGTEDFSDFFSSIFGNRGDAFGGGQRRPTGRKGQDVEMQLSVSLEDTLSTESKQISFQVPQYDGSGRHVSNTTKSLNVKIPAGVADGERIRLKGQGAPGIGGGANGDLYLIIKFAPHAKFEVDGENLIINLPLAPWELALGAEVAVPTLTGKINLKVPAGSQNGQRMRAKGHGLLNKAGQRGYLFVQLKAVMPKSSDEEVKALWQELAQKAAFNPREHF; the protein is encoded by the coding sequence ATGGATTTCAAAGACTACTACAAGATTCTGGGTGTCGAGCCGACGGCCGATGACAAGGCAATCAAGGCCGCGTACCGCAAGCTCGCGCGCAAATATCACCCAGACGTGAGCAAGGAAAAAGACGCCGAAGAAAAATTCAAGGACGCGTCCGAAGCCTATGAAGCGCTTAAAAGCGCGGATAAGCGCGCGGAATACGACGAACTGCGTAAATACGGCCAGCATGGCCAGCCGTTCCAGGGCCCGCCGGGCTGGCAGAGCCGTGGCGGTTTTGGCGGCGGCGCAGGCACTGAAGACTTCTCCGACTTCTTCAGCTCGATCTTCGGCAACCGTGGCGACGCCTTCGGTGGCGGCCAGCGCCGCCCGACCGGGCGCAAGGGCCAGGACGTGGAGATGCAGCTGTCGGTGTCGCTGGAGGACACGCTGTCCACCGAATCCAAGCAGATCAGCTTCCAGGTGCCGCAGTACGACGGCTCGGGTCGCCACGTCAGCAACACCACCAAGAGCCTGAACGTGAAGATCCCCGCCGGCGTGGCCGACGGTGAGCGCATCCGCCTCAAGGGCCAGGGCGCGCCGGGCATTGGTGGGGGAGCGAATGGCGATCTGTACCTGATCATCAAGTTTGCGCCGCACGCCAAATTCGAAGTGGATGGCGAAAACCTGATCATCAACCTGCCCCTGGCGCCGTGGGAACTGGCGTTGGGCGCGGAAGTGGCGGTGCCGACCCTCACCGGCAAGATCAACCTCAAAGTGCCGGCCGGCAGCCAGAACGGCCAGCGCATGCGCGCCAAGGGCCATGGCTTGCTGAACAAGGCCGGGCAGCGCGGCTATCTGTTTGTGCAGCTCAAGGCCGTGATGCCTAAAAGCAGTGACGAGGAGGTCAAGGCGTTGTGGCAAGAGCTGGCGCAGAAAGCCGCGTTCAACCCGCGTGAGCATTTCTGA